Proteins encoded together in one Deltaproteobacteria bacterium window:
- a CDS encoding integration host factor subunit alpha, translated as MTKADLVEAIHAKIGFSKKESADIVEMVFDTIKETLEKGEKIKISGFGNFEIRDKHSRVGRNPQTGDVIEISARRVLTFKPSQVLKSILNGELVEGGAAAAEG; from the coding sequence ATGACAAAAGCAGATTTAGTCGAAGCTATCCACGCCAAAATTGGCTTTTCTAAAAAAGAATCAGCCGACATTGTTGAGATGGTTTTCGATACCATTAAAGAAACGCTCGAAAAGGGCGAAAAGATTAAAATTAGCGGGTTTGGTAATTTTGAAATCCGTGACAAACACTCTCGTGTTGGTCGCAATCCCCAAACCGGTGATGTAATCGAGATTTCAGCACGCCGGGTTTTGACCTTTAAGCCTTCGCAAGTGCTTAAAAGCATACTAAATGGCGAATTGGTCGAAGGTGGCGCTGCAGCAGCTGAGGGGTAA